The following nucleotide sequence is from Flavobacteriales bacterium.
TGGCCTCTATGATACTGTAACGATTACTGCATACAATCAACCCGATAGAACCTTTGTTTTTCCACGTTACGTGAAAGTTACATGTCCTATTGAGGTTCAAAAGGCGTTGAGCATTGAAACTTCTATACAGAAAAGTTTTACAAACCGCAGATATGATGTTAATATGTCGGCCAACTTTTCTTGGTTTCAAAGTTTAGCGAGAGAAGTTCAATTGGTAAGCGAATATTTCGATTACAATAAAATAGCTTCCTCATATTATGTACAAATAAACGATTTGTATATTTACGATATAAATGGCGTAAAAATGGAAAATCGAAGAGAGCCCCTTTCAAAATACGCCAATTTAAAAATACCCACAATTTATGGGTTTACTGCATCGGCTTCGGTTCACATGTATTACAGAATGGCTCAAAAAACACCAATTTATCTGGGTATAGGTGCAGAAAGTGGAATTAGGATGTCGTTTTCAAACAAAGACTTTGTAAACAGAATTGATTTCTTTGCTATTAATTTTGGAGTAAAATATAAGTTTGGGAAATAACCCGTTTCCGTTGTTTTCCGGTAGTTATTCCAACACGTTTCTCTCGATATAATCAATCAAACTATGAATAATTTTTATGTGAATTTCTTGAGCTCTATCGGCATAGTTTGATTTTGGGGCACGAATCTCCACATCGCACAGCTCGGCCATTTTGCCACCATCTTTTCCGGTAAGCCCCACCACTAAAATTCCTTTTTGTTTGGCAGTTTCAATAGCATTTAGCACGTTTTTGGAGTTTCCGCTGGTGCTTATGGCAAGTAGCACATCGCCTTTATTTCCCAATGCTTCAAGGTATCTGGAAAAAATAAAATCGTAGCCATAATCATTGCCCACGCACGATATATGCGAAGCATCGCTGATGCTAACTGCCGGTAAAGCCTTTCTGTTTTCCCTATATCTTCCGCTCAACTCCTCGGCAAAGTGCATGGCATCGCACATACTTCCTCCATTGCCACACGAAATAATTTTACCACCCGACTTTATGGCATCGGCCATTAATTTTCCGGCTTTTTCTATTTTTTCAAAATGGGTATTGTCATTTAAAAATTGCTGCAATACCAATTGAGCTTCTTCAAAATGTGCTTTTATCAATGAGATTTGAGACATAAAATGTGCGTATTTAGATTTGTTAATGCCACTTATGAGCTATACCACTATATTCACGATTCTACCCGGCACCACAATCACTTTTTTAGGAAAGTTCCCATCGATACATTTTTGCACGGTTT
It contains:
- the lpcA gene encoding D-sedoheptulose 7-phosphate isomerase, producing the protein MSQISLIKAHFEEAQLVLQQFLNDNTHFEKIEKAGKLMADAIKSGGKIISCGNGGSMCDAMHFAEELSGRYRENRKALPAVSISDASHISCVGNDYGYDFIFSRYLEALGNKGDVLLAISTSGNSKNVLNAIETAKQKGILVVGLTGKDGGKMAELCDVEIRAPKSNYADRAQEIHIKIIHSLIDYIERNVLE